The stretch of DNA TACGGAGCCTCCCGCTATCCGATCCCCCTCGATCCCCTATAATTGCCATTTGtggaattgttttgttgtcacAAACAGATAAAAAACCATCAGCGATAAAAAGAACACCAGGAATGCCACAAGCATCTTGCGTAAATGCTGCCACAAGACTGGAGTCAGAGGGAGTGAAATggagtcctcctcctcctgcactgATGATGGCTTCAATGTTTACTCGACTGTCTATTAATATTGCAGGATATTTGCTTTGAAATCAATGGGAATGGGGTTCGACCGATTGCTTTTGTAGGTCATCGAATTTCCCCCTTGCTCCCCCATTCCGTGGCCAGTACGAAAGTGAACAAACCTTTCTCTCGCAGCGTATAATCTTCTTTATTTGGCAGCGGGTTAACTGCTTGCCGGCCATAGTATTCAACATTATCTTAAGTCAGCCGCCGACGACTAAACTCTTGTGAGTATTATTGCCTGAGCTGATAAGCCAGGTCGAATCATGCGAATCGAAGCCATTGCCAAATGCAAGAAGTGAGGCAAGGTCCAAAACTGAGACTTCCTCGTCGAAAGCTCTCAAAAACCACTGCGAAGAGCTGAAAAACCTGTTGGTTCAAGGTCGGGACGGAGACAGGCCCCTCTTAATGGACCCGTCATAATGCCACGATGCAGTTTCTTAAATGAATAGTATTAGGCGAACACACGCTTTTGAGTAAAGGGTAAACAAAACAGGTGGTGCctattaattgttaattgattttggtGCTTGATTGGTTTTACCTTATCACGCCCGCCATAGGAGTCGATAATATCACAGAATTCGCTCACGAACTTTGATGTGCTGCTCATGTTGGTTATGCTTAAAGATCAAGTACAAATACCGTTTTACAGTACCAAGTCAGTCAAACGCGcagcgaaatgaaataaaagaaacagaaactgaacgggagcgggaggagcaacaataaaacaataacaatcgAACAGCTGTTGTTGAAATTATGGCAGTCGATAGCTGTAAACACATCGATATTTGCTTTGTCGGCGTATCGGTGTCCCATCTCTACTGTGCTAAGATTTCTTCATATTCCATTAAATGCATCCAAACTTGcacaaaaacataataaacaacaagaacagccATCAAGCTAAAGTTTTAGAGAAACGAATgagcaaaccaaaacaaactaatttagcaaaaacaaatttcaaatcgTTACGTTACGCACGTCACGGCGGAACATGTAACGTAAAGAAATCTAATACATCGATAAATAAACTTACCATCGCTATGCAACtgcataaaaattattaaCTTTAGCGGCCCAAATCAATTTCGGTTCAATCAATTGTAAGCAATAGAAGACTGGAACCACGAAAAACGGGAAGTTACATTTTCAAAGCACATGATCGAGTAGAAGGAGCCTCATTGGTCAACGGAAGCGACTGTCAAAGCACGCAACACTGATGCTTGCGTGAGTTGCAGGACAGGATCAGGATTCTTTGCATCGACTGCTCAAATATGAGTTTGCCCAGTgccaacatcaacaacaacaacaacaataaccacGCGCACGCCTCTTCGCCCAACTACACTGGTGGCGCCGGCATAAAGACAACTGTAACCAAAAAATCCTCGAAAACCGATTTACTGCGCTGCGCCGTAGGACTGCTGCTGAAGCAGAAAAACTATGTGGTACGAGCTGTGCTGCTGCACCGCAAATCAATGTACTCTCCATATGCTAATCATTTTCACTTCCCCCCTACAGAGTAATGAGCGATTCCGCCGCTCGGACTTTCTCctgctgcaaaacaaaaatcagttTGCAGTGAGCAAAATGCTAGAGACGGACCTGCATGGCGGCAACAGTTTCACCTACTCGAACGTTCAGGTGATCACCAACAACCAGCACATGGTGGACCAGCAGTTCGGACGCTTCTCGCAGTTCGTGGAGGCCCAGCCGGAGCCGCTGCGAATCGAGATGAAGCGCTTCTACGGGCCCATGCTGTGCCACTTCTACTTGGATCTGCTGAAAGCACGTGAAGCCAAGGGCGCCGTCGAGCTGCTGAGAAAGTATGCACATCTGGTGGCGCCGGTGGACCTGTACGACGCCCCTTTGCCCACTAAGATCAATGGCTGCACCAGCACAGAGTCAACCTTCCACATACGCTTTGCGCGGGAGGCGCAGGACACCGGCGACACGGAGCTGGACTACTTCATGAACCTGCTGCAGATACTCAGTGGCTGCATTAAGCTGGAAACTGCCGAGGCAGACGACATCGTGGCCCACTTTCGCTCCTCCAAGTACGAGCTGCACACCACATCTCAGGTGGTGGACAAGATGTGTGGCTATCTGCAGCGCCGTGGCCATGTGCTGATCATGAACCTGCTGTACACCTGGCTGCATGTGCAGATCGTGGAGAACGAGCAGCGCGTCTTCAGCGAAGATCATCTGATGGGACTGACAGACGACGTCGATGCAGAGGATGTGGAAGACGCATCCGGCACTTTCAGTATTCGTAACGAGCAGAAGCCGGGCAAGTCCAGTGCAGAGaaaaatagcagaaaacgACCCGCCGAGGAGCCAACCGTCAAGCTGGAGAGCGACATAAAGAAGGAGCCGGACGGCGACGAATTCGCAGAGGCCGTTAGGTCGCAGCTCAACGTTGATGGCTGCTTGGAAACCCTCAAGTCCTGCACATCTCAAGTACTCAAGGCTCAGATCGAACTCCCACGCTTCCTGAAGATCAGCGAGCGTACGCGTGGCCTCACTGCGGCTCATGTGGATGCCAGCGAGTGCCACATGGTGGCGGGCTTCGACAACTCCTCCGTTCAGCTGTGGCAGCTCAATCAGCACAGTTGTCGGGGCAAGAGCTTCTACAGACGCTACCCGCAATCGCAGTGCCCCTGGGAGCTCAACAACTGCGAGAACaacgaggaggaagaggatgaGACAGCAAGCAACGAGGAAAAAACTGAATTCACAGAGGAAGAGCGTCGGCAACGCAGCAGAGCGGAGCGCCTAAAATATGCAGACAATTCCTTGTAAGTGAAGCGTTTTCTCCACTACTGAACAATTTCTTTGAACATAATTTCGTTACACAGCAATGAATATGGCGGCCTGCAGCTGCGTGGGCATACCAGAGGCGTCACCGACGTACGCTTCTCTGCTCACTATCCGCTCCTGTACAGCGTCTCGAAGGACTCCACAATGCGCTGTTGGCGGGCCCACAACCTGCATTGCGCTGCCATATACCGCAGCCACAACTATCCTATTTGGTGCATGGACGAGAGCCCCGTGGGCCAGTATGTGGTCACAGGCTCCAAAGATTTGAGCGCCCGCCTGTGGTCCCTGGAACGCGAGCACGCACTCATTATCTATGCAGGCCACACGCAGGACGTAGAGGTGGGCTAGCAAGATAACTATTTTTCCTGTAAACATATGCCTAAAGTTCTGATTTATTTACAGTGCGTTGCCTTTCATCCGAATGGAAACTACTTGGCCACTGGATCCGCAGATCACTCGGTGCGTTTGTGGTGTGCCACCAGCGGCAAGCTGATGCGTGTGTTTGCAGATTGCCGCCAAGCAGTGACCAACCTGGCGTTCAGTCCCGATGGCAAAATGCTGGCCGCCGCCGGGGAGGAGGCCAAGGTGCGCATATTCGATCTGGCCGCTGGGGCACAGCTCAGCGAGCTGAAGGATCATCCGGCACCGGTTAGCTCTTTGGCTTGGAGTCCACACAATCAGCACTTGGCCACAACCTGCAGCGATGGCAGCTTGAGGCTCTGGGACATCAAGAAGCTCACTCCCATGAGGTGggtatttccatttgcatttccgaATTGATTTGTAATGAGTTTCTCTTTTTCCCCACACACAGTGAGAACAGCAGTGGGGGATGTTCCACCTCATCGACCTCTTACCTATCGGGCACGTCGAATCGCCTGTTAGCCATGAATAGTTCCTGCCAGCGGTTGGTCGATGTGTTCTACGGAAGCAGCAAGACGCTCTACTGCATTGGAGCTTAATCGAGAACAAATGAATTTCCAGTTCCAATGTTTTATgcttgaaaataatttatttgtaataagTCTGTATAATATTACTGTTACtattatgtgtatgtgtgtgtttgtgtgtgtgggcaacaATTGGTTTCCTCTTTGTCTCTGCTAGGGGGGCGGGTTGTATTCTATATTCTATAATTTATCCCATTATATTAACAATTAGTGTGATCGATCGACTCCTCTCAAATGTCAGCAAGTCTCTGGTCGGCCATTGAGCTACTGATTACTGACTGATTCATACAACTTCCTTGGTTTACTAGTGGAATAAAAGGCCTTTGATTATAGCATTAGGTTTATAAATTTCGATTAACATGTGGGATTAACATAGATGTATATACAATTTTGAGTCTGAATCTGAAACGGCCTGGAACCACTTCTTCTCCTCTGTTTGACTTTCGACACTCGCACAGCCCTCTGGGACAAACGAACTTAAATTTAGAATTTATCTTATTGACAATTGAGTTTAGACAGATCCAACTACAAACCTGAACATAATCGAATCtctccaacaacaaaactttgaCTTACAATAGCTATAAATCGAACTTAGGAGCTATAGTACACGATAGAATCAATGTGTGAATTATCCAAGGGGATAGAacatgaataaataataacctGGGCGGTACCGGATGCCGCAAACGGATCTCCCGTGAAGAAGAGAAAAACATGCGGCCGCCGCATTACAGTTTGAAGTTGATGATGTGTTTTGTTGAGTATAAGATTGATTGTAACATTGTAATAGCTGCCCCCTACTATTTCACATTCTATCTCTTGTGGCGTCCGCGCATAAACTGCAAGGTCTTGGCCATCAGAGGAGCCTTTTTGGGTCGCATGGGAGCCACAGCTGCAGAAGGAAAAATTAAGTTAAATCACACAAAATTCACACTTCCCAATTCACTTACCCATTTGCGCCGTGTCACGCCCGGCACCCAGTACTCGCAGTCGGGCATCGCCCACCTTGGCCGCATTGGGCGTCACACTGGAGAGGGCCGCCACTCGGGCGGCTGGTGTTGCTATCAGTTTGCCCCTGGTGCCGTACTGCTCCTGCTTGCGTTGCACGTTGCGTGGAGGCTTTACCATCGAGTCCACGAATGCCAACTGAGTTTTGCGCACTGGAGCCTCGCTGATTTTCTGCGAGGCCCGGATGCTCTCCGCGAGTATGCTGAGCTTGCGATCCTTCTCCTCTTGGCAGCGCTGCAAGGGAAAATATCTTAGCTTTATGTTCGTTTTTCAGATAATGAAAGGTCGGTGCGTACCAAGAACATTTCACGCCATGTCTCCATCTCCTCACGCCTCTGGCTGCGACAGTTGCGCGTGACATGCATCTGCCATAGGATATCGCTATCTTCCATTAGATACGGATTGTACTCCTCGAAGTTTAACAGCTGCTGAGGCGTTGCTCTCTCCAGAACCGGTCGAAGTACCTCAAAAGGCACGCCACCGGTGTACTCCAAGGCTGTcagacaacaaattaaagttaGCAACCCAAAGCACATTTTGAGACCaaagaccaaaaacaaaatattgtttttgtttggtaagCAAAACTTGAAATACATTTAAGTCCATTCCATTCTCACTTACCATCAATATTCTTCTGAAGGACTCGAGTGCACAGATCAAATAGTGAGGCCACCTGCAGAATTTGGCCAGTCCTCACACCTGAGTAGATCTTAGTGCTGCCGTTCAACCAAAAGACATAATCAAATGGTTGATTGGTAAGAGACTAGAGGAAGTACCCACCGCATTGTCTTTGAGGAAATGCCTGCGGCCAGGGCCTCCGATTCGTTGAAGTAGCGCGCGGCAGAGGGCTTGTGGGATCCCCCGCCATGGTTGAATACCACATCCATGACCGTCTGATTAAGGGGCAAGGGTTTGTAGTTGTTCGAAATGGTTGGCAGCTCTAGGGCAATGCTCGGATCCAGT from Drosophila subobscura isolate 14011-0131.10 chromosome O, UCBerk_Dsub_1.0, whole genome shotgun sequence encodes:
- the LOC117897851 gene encoding TAF5-like RNA polymerase II p300/CBP-associated factor-associated factor 65 kDa subunit 5L, with the translated sequence MSLPSANINNNNNNNHAHASSPNYTGGAGIKTTVTKKSSKTDLLRCAVGLLLKQKNYVSNERFRRSDFLLLQNKNQFAVSKMLETDLHGGNSFTYSNVQVITNNQHMVDQQFGRFSQFVEAQPEPLRIEMKRFYGPMLCHFYLDLLKAREAKGAVELLRKYAHLVAPVDLYDAPLPTKINGCTSTESTFHIRFAREAQDTGDTELDYFMNLLQILSGCIKLETAEADDIVAHFRSSKYELHTTSQVVDKMCGYLQRRGHVLIMNLLYTWLHVQIVENEQRVFSEDHLMGLTDDVDAEDVEDASGTFSIRNEQKPGKSSAEKNSRKRPAEEPTVKLESDIKKEPDGDEFAEAVRSQLNVDGCLETLKSCTSQVLKAQIELPRFLKISERTRGLTAAHVDASECHMVAGFDNSSVQLWQLNQHSCRGKSFYRRYPQSQCPWELNNCENNEEEEDETASNEEKTEFTEEERRQRSRAERLKYADNSFNEYGGLQLRGHTRGVTDVRFSAHYPLLYSVSKDSTMRCWRAHNLHCAAIYRSHNYPIWCMDESPVGQYVVTGSKDLSARLWSLEREHALIIYAGHTQDVECVAFHPNGNYLATGSADHSVRLWCATSGKLMRVFADCRQAVTNLAFSPDGKMLAAAGEEAKVRIFDLAAGAQLSELKDHPAPVSSLAWSPHNQHLATTCSDGSLRLWDIKKLTPMSENSSGGCSTSSTSYLSGTSNRLLAMNSSCQRLVDVFYGSSKTLYCIGA